From the Hevea brasiliensis isolate MT/VB/25A 57/8 chromosome 15, ASM3005281v1, whole genome shotgun sequence genome, one window contains:
- the LOC110659254 gene encoding probable xyloglucan endotransglucosylase/hydrolase protein 30 — protein sequence MDCSSCYHNSHILCVVLVLSLSVGNIAGFNLSTISFDEGYAPLFGDGNLVRSPNGRSVRLLLDRFTGSGFISSKMYKYGFFSANIKLPADYTAGICVAFYTSNADVFEKRHDELDFEFLGNIEGKPWRFQTNLYGNGSTSRGREERYQLWFDPSKEFHRYSILWTKKNIIFYIDNVPVREVVRNDAMGSEYPSKPMSLYATIWDASNWATSGGKYKVNYKYSPFVSEYKDLVLEGCPIDPIQQIPMASTCSESNARLDTADYTIITRKQRLAMRRFRQRFMYYSYCYDTLRYPVPPPECVIDPVEKERFKDTGRLKFGGSHQSHKRRSRRRSKTRVVSNNDDHIM from the exons ATGGATTGTTCATCATGTTACCATAATTCTCATATCTTGTGTGTCGTGCTTGTGTTGTCGTTAAGCGTTGGGAATATTGCAGGTTTCAACCTGTCTACCATATCCTTCGATGAGGGTTATGCCCCTCTCTTCGGCGATGGAAATCTTGTTCGTTCTCCAAATGGCAGAAGCGTCCGTCTACTCCTCGACCGCTTCACCG GTTCGGGTTTTATTTCGTCAAAAATGTACAAGTATGGATTCTTCAGCGCCAACATCAAATTGCCCGCAGATTATACCGCCGGGATATGTGTTGCCTTCTAT ACATCCAACGCGGATGTATTTGAGAAGAGACACGATGAATTAGACTTCGAGTTCTTGGGAAACATAGAGGGGAAGCCATGGAGGTTCCAGACAAACTTGTATGGAAATGGTAGCACTAGCCGTGGCAGAGAAGAGAGATATCAATTATGGTTCGATCCCTCCAAGGAGTTCCATAGGTACAGCATTCTCTGGACCAAGAAGAATATCAT ATTTTACATTGACAATGTTCCAGTTCGAGAGGTGGTGCGCAATGATGCAATGGGCAGCGAATACCCATCAAAGCCAATGTCCTTATACGCCACAATATGGGATGCCTCAAATTGGGCAACCTCAGGAGGCAAGTACAAGGTTAATTACAAGTATTCACCATTTGTGTCCGAATATAAAGATCTAGTCTTAGAGGGCTGCCCTATCGACCCCATCCAGCAAATTCCCATGGCCTCCACTTGCTCCGAAAGCAATGCCCGCCTAGACACAGCGGATTATACCATCATCACTCGCAAGCAACGTCTCGCTATGCGTAGGTTTCGCCAACGTTTCATGTATTATTCATATTGCTATGATACGTTGAGGTATCCCGTACCACCGCCGGAATGCGTTATTGATCCAGTTGAGAAGGAGCGATTTAAAGATACCGGAAGGTTAAAGTTTGGCGGTAGCCATCAAAGCCATAAACGTCGATCAAGGCGGCGGAGCAAAACTCGTGTTGTTTCTAATAATGATGATCATATTATGTGA